The Pyrus communis chromosome 2, drPyrComm1.1, whole genome shotgun sequence genome includes a window with the following:
- the LOC137725796 gene encoding disease resistance protein RUN1-like, translating to MASSSSSAAAISSPPRKYDVFLSFRGEDTRNTFTSHLHAALLRKKLHTYIDDKLERGDEIRPALLEAIEKSKLSVIIFSKNYASSTWCLDELVHILGCKERDGQFVIPVFYDISPQDVRKQQGSYADAFAKLEERFKDCMDKVLKWRDALEKAANLSGYDNSNKAGTEADSIEKLVQVILNKLDCKSSSNLKGLVEIETKVEQIESLLCLHSSDFCIVGIWGMGGIGKTTLADVVYHRLSSMFEACCFLKNVRENSEGKDGIYNLRDKLLCKILGDENTNTDPPSIGSELLKKRLSRTKVLIVLDDVNDSGQLELLVGDDLEFGVGSRIIITTRDRSVLDEKVVDDKIYEVKGLKLDGALQLFHLHALKNKSPTTVYTEFSRKVIDYIQGIPLALKTLGSLFHRCDTEEDWDEELNRLKKFPSEKIQKVLRLSYDGLEENEKECFLDIACFLKGADVCYAKRILDIRGFFVKGIQILMDKSLISISETNFLEMHDLLQEMGRTIVREQCKDEPGKRNRLWAADDVYQVLENDTGTSTVQCISFDTSNITRLELCGSPFKKMSNLRLLIIHDARHRLEYEYDFGFGSAYKKKILDLSQGLRCLPNSLRYLYCQGYPFKSLPSNFSPQNLVELRMPGSSVGAKLWSKNQNLGNLKVIELSFCMHLTEVPDLSRSKKIEHIVLYGCDRLVRIPSYFKDLDKLRWLNLGECTSLEFLPELPVLCCLEASGCTSLKTVSSSRNSLTQAWDKYELFRGRFNFFDCGNLDENARTNIMADTQLRIMRVATGPLKTRQHKEEEIVMEMTSSIPTWCRTLGSTDSARTLVSTVCEGNKIPNWFCHQNEGSSITIKLPRNWYCTDFLGFALSVVLLHEDSYVDMFGFARYVAPPRQFYYKDVMLGCSCNFKTNSGESHKTIYPSYYPFKEDEGKPGCSRFSNIFVWYSAFALGEGATLNRSNSFYELVTGACFEFNGRGLRGFKVKRCGISLLYSEDVETIKSGGNTGWSSQK from the exons ATGGCTTCTTCCTCTTCGTCTGCTGCTGCTATCTCGTCACCTCCAAGAAAGTATGATGTGTTTCTTAGTTTCAGAGGTGAGGACACCCGCAACACTTTCACCAGCCACCTTCATGCTGCTTTACTTCGAAAGAAACTTCACACCTACATAGATGACAAACTTGAGAGAGGGGATGAAATCAGACCTGCCCTTCTAGAAGCTATTGAGAAATCAAAGCTTTCGGTgatcattttctcaaaaaactACGCTTCTTCCACATGGTGTCTGGATGAACTCGTCCATATACTAGGATGCAAGGAAAGGGATGGACAGTTTGTTATACCCGTTTTTTACGACATCAGTCCACAGGATGTACGAAAACAACAGGGGAGTTATGCAGATGCATTTGCCAAGCTTGAAGAACGTTTCAAGGACTGTATGGACAAGGTGCTTAAGTGGAGGGATGCTTTGGAGAAAGCTGCCAACCTCTCTGGTTATGACAATTCAAACAAAGCAGG gACAGAGGCCGATTCCATTGAGAAACTTGTCCAAGTTATATTGAACAAATTGGATTGCAAAAGCTCAAGTAATTTAAAGGGCCTAGTTGAAATTGAAACCAAAGTTGAGCAAATTGAATCGTTACTATGCCTTCATTCATCGGATTTTTGCATTGTAGGTATTTGGGGCATGGGTGGTATTGGCAAGACCACCCTTGCTGATGTTGTATATCACCGACTCTCTTCCATGTTTGAAGCTTGTTGTTTTCTTAAAAATGTTAGAGAAAATTCCGAAGGAAAAGACGGAATATATAACTTACGAGATAAACTTCTCTGTAAGATTTTAGGTGATGAAAATACAAATACTGACCCTCCATCTATAGGATCAGAGCTTCTTAAAAAGAGGCTCAGTCGTACAAAGGTACTCATTGTTCTTGATGACGTGAATGATTCAGGGCAATTAGAACTTCTAGTTGGAGATGATCTTGAGTTTGGTGTCGGAAGTAGAATCATTATAACAACTCGAGATCGGAGCGTACTCGATGAAAAGGTGGTTGAtgacaaaatttacgaggtcaAGGGATTGAAACTTGATGGCGCTCTTCAGCTCTTTCATTTGCATGCTCTGAAAAATAAGTCTCCTACGACAGTTTATACAGAGTTTTCAAGAAAGGTGATAGATTATATTCAAGGCATTCCATTGGCTCTTAAAACTTTGGGTTCCTTATTCCATCGCTGCGATACAGAAGAAGACTGGGATGAAGAATTGAACAGATTGAAAAAATTTCCTAGCGAAAAAATTCAGAAAGTGTTGAGACTTAGTTATGATGGAttagaagaaaatgagaaggaatgCTTTCTTGACATTGCATGCTTTCTGAAAGGGGCAGATGTTTGTTATGCAAAAAGAATATTAGATATTCGGGGTTTCTTTGTGAAGGGAATCCAAATTCTCATGGACAAGtctctcatatcaatttcagAGACGAATTTCTTAGAGATGCATGATTTGCTGCAAGAAATGGGCCGGACAATTGTTCGCGAACAATGCAAGGACGAGCCAGGAAAACGTAATAGGTTGTGGGCTGCTGATGATGTCTATCAAGTGCTGGAGAATGATACG GGAACTTCAACAGTTCAATGCATATCCTTTGACACGTCTAACATTACACGGTTGGAATTATGTGGATCACCCTTCAAGAAGATGTCTAATTTGAGATTGTTGATAATTCATGATGCTCGTCACAGACTCGAGTACGAGTATGACTTTGGGTTTGGCTCTGCGTACAAGAAGAAGATTCTGGACCTTTCTCAAGGTCTTCGGTGTCTTCCCAATTCTCTCAGGTATCTTTACTGCCAGGGATACCCGTTCAAATCTCTTCCATCAAATTTTTCTCCACAAAATCTTGTTGAGCTTCGAATGCCCGGCAGCTCTGTTGGGGCAAAACTTTGGAGTAAAAACCAG AATCTTGGGAACTTAAAAGTGATTGAACTAAGTTTTTGCATGCATCTGACTGAAGTTCCAGATCTCTCTCGCAGTAAAAAAATTGAGCATATAGTGCTTTATGGCTGTGATAGATTGGTTCGAATTCCTTCTTATTTTAAAGATCTTGACAAGCTTAGGTGGCTGAATCTGGGAGAGTGCACAAGTCTAGAATTCTTACCAGAGCTCCCAGTGCTATGTTGTCTTGAAGCAAGTGGCTGCACTTCACTGAAGACAGTTTCAAGTTCAAGAAATTCACTCACACAAGCTTGGGATAAATATGAATTGTTTCGAGGGCGTTTTAACTTTTTTGATTGCGGAAACTTGGATGAAAATGCAAGGACCAATATAATGGCTGACACACAGTTAAGAATTATGCGAGTGGCAACTGGGCCATTGAAAACTCGGcaacataaagaagaagaaattgtcATG GAAATGACTTCATCTATCCCTACCTGGTGTCGGACTTTAGGTAGCACCGACTCTGCTCGGACTTTAGTTAGCACTGTATGTGAAGGAAATAAAATTCCAAATTGGTTCTGCCATCAAAATGAAGGATCTTCGATAACTATCAAGCTTCCTCGAAATTGGTATTGTAcagattttttgggttttgctctATCTGTTGTTCTCCTTCACGAAGACTCGTATGTAGATATGTTCGGTTTTGCTAGATATGTTGCTCCCCCTCGCCAATTTTATTATAAAGATGTGATGCTTGGATGCTCGTGCAATTTTAAAACTAATAGTGGTGAAAGCCATAAAACCATTTATCCTTCCTATTATCCTTTTAAGGAAGATGAGGGAAAGCCTGGTTGTTCGCGTTTCAGTAACATATTTGTGTGGTATAGTGCGTTTGCACTTGGAGAGGGAGCAACTTTGAATCGCTCCAATTCTTTTTACGAACTTGTCACTGGGGCCTGTTTTGAGTTCAACGGCAGGGGCCTTCGCGGATTTAAGGTGAAAAGGTGTGGGATCAGCCTGCTGTATTCTGAAGATGTCGAGACCATCAAGTCGGGAGGAAATACAGGTTGGAgtagccaaaaataa